One window of the Streptomyces asoensis genome contains the following:
- a CDS encoding TetR/AcrR family transcriptional regulator — protein MVRMSADERRESVIRAATSEFARGGYHGTSTEAIARRVGVSQPYLFRLFAGKKAIFLAASERCMDDTIRTFAEAARGLEGEEALHAMANAYTKVLAEQPERLMMQMQTYVAVAAAEAEGDHGFGEAVRAGWMRLWDTVHVPLGADVNETTTFMAYGMLVNCLVAMGFAPGDRVWEGMYPSARIKGRLEK, from the coding sequence ATGGTCAGGATGAGCGCAGACGAGAGGCGCGAGAGCGTCATCCGCGCGGCGACGAGCGAGTTCGCCCGGGGTGGCTATCACGGCACCTCCACCGAGGCGATCGCCCGGCGGGTGGGTGTCTCGCAGCCGTATCTCTTCCGGCTCTTCGCGGGCAAGAAAGCGATCTTCCTCGCGGCCTCCGAGCGCTGCATGGACGACACCATCCGCACGTTCGCGGAGGCCGCCAGGGGGCTGGAGGGCGAAGAGGCCCTGCATGCCATGGCGAACGCATACACCAAGGTCCTCGCGGAGCAGCCCGAACGGCTGATGATGCAGATGCAGACGTATGTCGCGGTGGCCGCCGCGGAGGCAGAGGGCGACCACGGGTTCGGCGAGGCCGTGCGCGCCGGGTGGATGCGGCTCTGGGACACCGTCCATGTGCCGCTCGGTGCCGACGTGAACGAGACGACGACCTTCATGGCGTACGGCATGCTCGTCAACTGCCTGGTGGCCATGGGGTTCGCGCCCGGAGACCGGGTCTGGGAAGGGATGTATCCCTCGGCTCGGATCAAGGGGCGACTGGAGAAGTAG
- a CDS encoding DHA2 family efflux MFS transporter permease subunit, with product MSEQTARRGGAVWALVITSVAGFMAALDNLVVTTALPSIREDLGGGLGDLEWTVSAYTLTFAVLLMFGAALGDRFGRRRMFLAGLAVFTAASAAAAMAPGIGSLIAARAVQGVGAAVMMPLTLTLLTAAVPAAKRGMAYGIWGAVNGLAVASGPLIGGSLTEHVSWHWIFWLNVPLGLALLPLARLRLAESYGTGAPLDFPGTLLASGGLFGLVYGLVRGPADGWTSSLVLTGLFAGAVLLVGFVLHGLRAKNPMLPMRLFRSRAFAGINAASLLMFLGMFGSIFLLSQYMQGVLGYSPTEAGLRMLPWTGMPMLVAPIAGILSDRVGGRPVVATGLFLQAVGLGWMAAVATVDASYAVQLPGLIVSGIGMALFFAPASNLVMSSVRPQEQGVASGANNALREVGGALGIAVMSSIFAAQGGYESGQTFVDGLRPALVTGAAVVALAGFATLLIPARRRADLVATDSEAGPEADSEAAPVPEPAAR from the coding sequence ATGTCAGAACAGACCGCACGTCGCGGGGGAGCCGTCTGGGCCCTCGTCATCACCAGCGTCGCCGGGTTCATGGCGGCCCTCGACAATCTCGTCGTCACCACCGCCCTGCCGTCCATCCGCGAGGATCTCGGCGGCGGGCTGGGCGACCTCGAATGGACCGTGAGCGCCTACACGCTCACCTTCGCCGTGCTGCTCATGTTCGGCGCGGCGCTCGGCGACCGGTTCGGCCGCCGGCGGATGTTCCTCGCCGGGCTCGCCGTCTTCACCGCCGCCTCCGCCGCCGCGGCCATGGCTCCCGGCATCGGCTCCCTCATCGCCGCCCGCGCGGTCCAGGGTGTCGGCGCGGCCGTCATGATGCCGCTGACGCTCACCCTCCTCACGGCCGCCGTGCCCGCCGCCAAGCGCGGAATGGCCTACGGCATCTGGGGCGCGGTCAACGGACTCGCGGTCGCCTCAGGGCCGCTCATCGGCGGCAGCCTCACCGAACACGTGTCCTGGCACTGGATCTTCTGGCTGAACGTTCCGCTGGGCCTCGCCCTGCTGCCGCTCGCCCGGCTGCGCCTCGCCGAGTCCTACGGCACCGGCGCCCCGCTCGACTTCCCCGGCACCCTGCTCGCCAGCGGCGGCCTCTTCGGGCTCGTCTACGGCCTGGTGCGCGGGCCGGCCGACGGCTGGACCAGCTCGCTCGTGCTGACCGGACTGTTCGCGGGCGCCGTCCTGCTCGTCGGGTTCGTCCTGCACGGGCTGCGGGCCAAGAACCCCATGCTGCCGATGCGCCTCTTCCGGTCCCGCGCCTTCGCCGGGATCAACGCCGCGAGCCTGCTGATGTTCCTCGGGATGTTCGGCTCGATCTTCCTGCTCAGCCAGTACATGCAGGGCGTCCTCGGCTACTCGCCCACCGAGGCGGGCCTCAGGATGCTGCCGTGGACCGGTATGCCGATGCTCGTCGCGCCGATCGCCGGCATCCTCTCCGACCGCGTCGGAGGCCGGCCCGTCGTCGCCACCGGGCTCTTCCTCCAGGCCGTGGGTCTCGGCTGGATGGCCGCCGTGGCGACCGTCGACGCCTCGTACGCCGTCCAGCTGCCCGGTCTGATCGTCAGCGGCATCGGCATGGCGCTGTTCTTCGCCCCGGCCTCCAACCTGGTGATGTCCAGCGTCCGACCGCAGGAGCAGGGGGTCGCCTCCGGCGCCAACAACGCGCTGCGGGAGGTCGGCGGGGCCCTCGGCATCGCGGTCATGTCGTCGATCTTCGCGGCGCAGGGCGGCTACGAGTCCGGCCAGACCTTCGTCGACGGACTGCGGCCCGCGCTGGTCACGGGCGCGGCCGTGGTGGCCCTCGCCGGGTTCGCCACCCTGCTGATACCGGCCCGGCGGCGAGCGGACCTCGTGGCGACCGACTCCGAGGCGGGCCCTGAGGCGGACTCCGAGGCGGCGCCCGTGCCGGAGCCCGCCGCCCGCTGA
- a CDS encoding UDP-N-acetylmuramate dehydrogenase yields the protein MQELHDAPLAPLTTFRLGGPATRLVTATTDAEVIAAVREADADGTPLLIVGGGSNLVIGDKGFEGTALRIATRGCELVGTRLELAAGEIWTDAVARTVEAGLAGVECLAGIPGSAGATPIQNVGAYGQEVSTTITEVIAYDRRAGETVTLTNEECAFSYRHSRFKADPERYVVLRVRFELEDADGLSAPLKYAETARALGVEPGDRVPLAEARETVLKLRAGKGMVLDPEDHDTWSAGSFFTNPILTDADFAVFHARVRERLGDGAVPPAYPAGEGHTKTSAAWLIDKAGFTKGYGSGPARISTKHTLALTNRGAATTEDLLALAREVVAGVREAFGITLVNEPVMVGAGL from the coding sequence GTGCAGGAACTCCACGATGCCCCGCTCGCCCCGCTGACCACCTTCCGGCTGGGCGGTCCCGCCACCAGGCTGGTGACCGCGACGACCGACGCCGAGGTGATCGCCGCCGTGCGCGAGGCCGACGCCGACGGCACGCCACTGCTGATCGTCGGTGGTGGCTCGAACCTCGTCATCGGCGACAAGGGCTTCGAGGGCACCGCCCTGCGCATCGCCACGCGCGGCTGCGAACTCGTCGGGACACGACTGGAGCTGGCCGCGGGCGAGATCTGGACCGACGCCGTCGCCCGCACCGTGGAGGCCGGGCTGGCCGGCGTCGAGTGCCTGGCCGGCATCCCCGGCTCGGCGGGCGCGACCCCGATCCAGAACGTCGGGGCGTACGGCCAGGAGGTCTCCACGACGATCACCGAGGTGATCGCCTACGACCGCCGGGCGGGCGAGACGGTCACGCTCACCAACGAGGAGTGCGCCTTCTCCTACCGGCACAGCCGCTTCAAGGCCGACCCCGAGCGGTATGTCGTCCTGCGCGTCCGGTTCGAACTCGAGGACGCGGACGGGCTGTCGGCGCCCCTGAAGTACGCCGAGACGGCGCGCGCGCTGGGCGTCGAGCCCGGGGACCGGGTGCCGCTCGCCGAGGCCCGCGAGACCGTGCTGAAGCTGCGCGCCGGGAAGGGCATGGTCCTCGACCCCGAGGACCACGACACCTGGTCGGCCGGCTCCTTCTTCACCAACCCGATCCTCACCGACGCCGACTTCGCCGTGTTCCACGCGCGCGTGCGGGAGCGGCTGGGCGACGGCGCGGTGCCGCCCGCCTACCCGGCGGGGGAGGGACACACCAAGACCTCCGCGGCCTGGCTGATCGACAAGGCGGGCTTCACCAAGGGGTACGGCAGCGGGCCCGCCCGTATCTCCACCAAGCACACCCTCGCCCTCACCAACCGCGGCGCGGCCACCACGGAGGACCTGCTGGCGCTCGCCCGCGAGGTCGTGGCCGGGGTGCGCGAGGCCTTCGGGATCACGCTGGTCAACGAGCCGGTGATGGTGGGCGCCGGGCTCTAG
- a CDS encoding adenosine deaminase, producing the protein MERVRDVSELPKAHLHLHFTGSMRATTVLELADKYGVRLPEALTEALTSGEPPKLRATDERGWFRFQRLYDAARSCLREPEDIQRLVREAAEEDLKDGSGWLEIQVDPTSYAPRLGGLIPALEIILDAVETASRDTGLGMRVLVAANRMKHPLDARTLARLAVRYADRGVVGFGLSNDERRGMARDFDRAFAIAREGGLLSAPHGGELTGPFSVRDCLDDLDANRLGHGVRAAEDPRLLKRLAERGVTCEVCPASNVALGVYEKPEDVPLRTLFEAGVPMALGADDPLLFGSRLAAQYDIARRHHDFTDEELAELARQSVRGSAAPEDVRAKLLAGVDDWLA; encoded by the coding sequence ATGGAGCGTGTACGTGATGTCTCTGAGCTGCCGAAAGCCCATCTGCACCTGCACTTCACCGGGTCGATGCGGGCCACCACCGTGCTGGAACTGGCCGACAAGTACGGCGTGCGCCTGCCGGAGGCGCTGACCGAGGCGCTGACCAGCGGGGAACCGCCGAAGCTACGGGCCACGGACGAACGGGGCTGGTTCCGCTTCCAGCGCCTGTACGACGCGGCGCGGTCGTGCCTGCGGGAGCCGGAGGACATCCAGCGGCTGGTGCGGGAGGCCGCCGAGGAGGACCTGAAGGACGGCTCGGGCTGGCTGGAGATCCAGGTGGACCCGACGTCGTACGCGCCCCGGCTGGGCGGGCTGATCCCGGCGCTGGAGATCATCCTGGACGCGGTGGAGACCGCCTCGCGCGACACCGGGCTCGGCATGCGGGTCCTGGTCGCGGCGAACCGGATGAAGCACCCGCTGGACGCCCGCACGCTGGCCCGGCTGGCCGTGCGGTACGCGGACCGGGGTGTGGTCGGTTTCGGGCTGTCGAACGACGAACGCCGGGGCATGGCGAGGGACTTCGACCGGGCCTTCGCGATCGCGCGGGAGGGCGGGCTGCTGTCCGCCCCGCACGGCGGCGAGTTGACCGGCCCCTTCTCCGTCCGCGACTGCCTGGACGACCTGGACGCGAACCGGCTGGGGCACGGGGTGCGGGCCGCCGAGGATCCACGGCTGCTGAAGAGGCTCGCCGAGCGTGGCGTGACCTGCGAGGTGTGCCCGGCGTCGAACGTTGCGCTGGGGGTGTACGAGAAGCCGGAGGACGTTCCGCTGCGGACGCTCTTCGAGGCCGGGGTGCCGATGGCCCTGGGCGCCGACGACCCGCTGCTGTTCGGCTCACGCCTGGCGGCCCAGTACGACATCGCCCGCCGCCACCACGACTTCACGGACGAGGAGTTGGCGGAACTGGCCCGGCAGTCGGTACGGGGCTCGGCGGCGCCGGAGGACGTCAGGGCGAAGCTGCTGGCGGGCGTGGACGACTGGCTGGCGTAG
- a CDS encoding pyridoxal phosphate-dependent aminotransferase, producing MSAAIPPTERRVSARVGAISESATLAVDAKAKALKAAGRPVIGFGAGEPDFPTPDYVVEAAVEACKNPKYHRYTPAGGLPELKAAVAAKTLRDSGYEVDASQILITNGGKQAIYNAFAAILDPGDEVIVPAPYWTTYPESIRLAGGVPVEVVADETTGYRVSVEQLEAARTENTKVVLFVSPSNPTGAVYNAEDAEAIGRWAVEHGLWVMTDEIYEHLVYGDAKFTSLPGILPELRDKCIVVNGVAKTYAMTGWRVGWIIGPKDVVKAATNLQSHATSNVSNVAQIAALAAVSGDLSAVEKMREAFDRRRKTIVRMLNEIDGVLCPEPEGAFYAYPSVKALLGKEIRGKRPQDSVELAALILEEAEVAVVPGEAFGTPGYLRLSYALGDEDLVEGVSRIQKLLAEARD from the coding sequence ATGAGCGCTGCAATCCCTCCCACCGAGCGCCGGGTCTCCGCCCGCGTCGGCGCGATCTCCGAGTCCGCCACCCTTGCCGTGGACGCCAAGGCCAAGGCCCTGAAGGCCGCCGGGCGTCCGGTGATCGGCTTCGGCGCGGGCGAGCCCGACTTCCCGACCCCGGACTACGTCGTCGAGGCGGCCGTCGAGGCCTGCAAGAACCCCAAGTACCACCGCTACACGCCGGCCGGTGGTCTCCCCGAGCTGAAGGCCGCGGTCGCCGCGAAGACGCTGCGTGATTCGGGCTACGAGGTGGACGCCTCGCAGATCCTGATCACCAACGGCGGCAAGCAGGCGATCTACAACGCCTTCGCCGCGATCCTCGACCCGGGCGACGAGGTCATCGTCCCGGCGCCGTACTGGACGACCTACCCGGAGTCCATCCGGCTGGCGGGCGGTGTCCCGGTGGAGGTCGTGGCCGACGAGACGACCGGCTACCGGGTCTCGGTCGAGCAGCTGGAGGCGGCCCGCACGGAGAACACGAAGGTCGTGCTCTTCGTCTCCCCCTCCAACCCGACCGGCGCTGTCTACAACGCCGAGGACGCCGAGGCGATCGGCCGCTGGGCCGTCGAGCACGGCCTGTGGGTGATGACGGACGAGATCTACGAGCACCTCGTCTACGGCGACGCCAAGTTCACCTCGCTGCCGGGGATCCTGCCCGAGCTGCGCGACAAGTGCATCGTGGTCAACGGCGTCGCGAAGACGTACGCGATGACCGGCTGGCGGGTGGGCTGGATCATCGGCCCGAAGGACGTCGTCAAGGCCGCCACGAACCTCCAGTCGCACGCCACCTCGAACGTCTCCAACGTGGCGCAGATCGCCGCGCTGGCCGCCGTCTCCGGCGACCTGTCGGCCGTCGAGAAGATGCGTGAGGCCTTCGACCGGCGCCGCAAGACGATCGTGCGGATGCTGAACGAGATCGACGGCGTGCTCTGCCCGGAGCCCGAGGGCGCGTTCTACGCGTACCCCTCCGTGAAGGCGCTGCTCGGCAAGGAGATCCGCGGCAAGCGTCCGCAGGACTCGGTAGAGCTGGCCGCGCTCATCCTGGAGGAGGCCGAGGTCGCGGTGGTCCCGGGTGAGGCCTTCGGCACCCCGGGCTACCTGCGGCTGTCGTACGCGCTGGGCGACGAGGACCTCGTCGAGGGCGTGAGCCGCATCCAGAAGCTGCTGGCGGAGGCCAGGGACTGA
- the secE gene encoding preprotein translocase subunit SecE, translated as MADAVGSIDTPDAQDEVPEAQKKTRKGGKRAKKGPLKRLALFYRQIVAELRKVVWPTRSQLTTYTTVVIVFVVIMIGLVTVIDYGLSHAAKYVFG; from the coding sequence ATGGCGGATGCCGTGGGCTCCATCGACACGCCTGATGCCCAGGACGAGGTGCCTGAGGCGCAGAAGAAGACCCGCAAGGGCGGCAAGCGCGCCAAGAAGGGCCCGCTGAAGCGTCTCGCGCTCTTCTATCGCCAGATCGTCGCAGAGCTCCGCAAGGTCGTATGGCCCACGCGGAGTCAGCTGACGACGTACACGACCGTGGTGATCGTCTTCGTGGTCATCATGATCGGCCTGGTGACCGTGATTGACTATGGACTCAGCCACGCCGCCAAGTACGTTTTTGGCTGA
- the nusG gene encoding transcription termination/antitermination protein NusG: MSDQNLNDAIEPDESVDDELDIVEGADEVDEFEAAEAEAGEPAEEAALHVEDEEAVADEGADEDVEAEDVVDEAEEEEPAEPVDPVVALREELRTLPGEWYVIHTYAGYENRVKTNLEQRAVSLNVEDYIFAAEVPQEEVVQIKNGDRKTIRQNKLPGYVLVRMDLTNESWGVVRNTPGVTGFVGNAYDPYPLTLDEIVKMLAPEAEEKAAREAAEAEGKPAPARKVEVQVLDFEVGDSVTVTDGPFATLQATINEINADSKKVKGLVEIFGRETPVELSFDQIQKN, from the coding sequence GTGTCTGACCAGAACCTGAACGACGCCATCGAGCCGGACGAGTCCGTGGACGACGAGCTCGACATCGTCGAGGGCGCGGACGAGGTGGACGAGTTCGAGGCTGCCGAGGCCGAAGCGGGCGAACCCGCGGAGGAAGCCGCACTCCACGTCGAGGACGAGGAAGCAGTCGCGGACGAGGGAGCCGACGAGGACGTCGAGGCCGAGGACGTCGTCGACGAGGCCGAGGAAGAAGAGCCGGCCGAGCCCGTCGACCCCGTGGTCGCCCTGCGCGAGGAGCTGCGCACCCTCCCCGGCGAGTGGTACGTCATCCACACGTACGCCGGCTACGAGAACCGCGTGAAGACCAACCTGGAGCAGCGCGCCGTCTCGCTGAACGTCGAGGACTACATCTTCGCGGCCGAGGTGCCGCAGGAAGAGGTCGTCCAGATCAAGAACGGCGACCGCAAGACCATCCGTCAGAACAAGCTCCCCGGCTACGTGCTGGTGCGCATGGACCTGACGAACGAGTCCTGGGGCGTCGTCCGCAACACCCCCGGCGTCACCGGCTTCGTGGGCAACGCGTACGACCCGTACCCGCTGACCCTGGACGAGATCGTCAAGATGCTCGCCCCGGAGGCCGAGGAGAAGGCCGCCCGTGAGGCCGCCGAGGCCGAGGGCAAGCCGGCTCCGGCCCGCAAGGTCGAGGTCCAGGTGCTGGACTTCGAGGTGGGCGACTCGGTCACCGTCACCGACGGCCCGTTCGCCACGCTCCAGGCCACGATCAACGAGATCAACGCCGACTCGAAGAAGGTCAAGGGCCTCGTCGAGATCTTCGGCCGCGAGACCCCGGTCGAGCTGAGCTTCGACCAGATCCAGAAGAACTAG
- the rplK gene encoding 50S ribosomal protein L11: MPPKKKKVTGLIKLQINAGAANPAPPVGPALGQHGVNIMEFCKAYNAATESQRGWVIPVEITVYEDRSFTFITKTPPAAKMILKAAGVEKGSGEPHKTKVAKITEAQVREIATTKLPDLNANDLDAASKIIAGTARSMGITVEG, from the coding sequence ATGCCTCCCAAGAAGAAGAAGGTCACGGGGCTCATCAAGCTCCAGATCAACGCTGGTGCGGCCAACCCGGCCCCGCCGGTCGGCCCCGCGCTCGGCCAGCACGGCGTCAACATCATGGAGTTCTGCAAGGCCTACAACGCCGCGACCGAGTCGCAGCGTGGCTGGGTGATCCCGGTGGAGATCACGGTCTACGAGGACCGCTCCTTCACCTTCATCACCAAGACGCCGCCGGCCGCGAAGATGATCCTCAAGGCCGCAGGTGTCGAGAAGGGCTCTGGCGAGCCGCACAAGACCAAGGTCGCCAAGATCACCGAGGCGCAGGTCCGCGAGATCGCCACGACCAAGCTTCCCGACCTGAACGCCAACGACCTGGACGCCGCGTCGAAGATCATCGCCGGCACCGCCCGCTCCATGGGCATCACGGTCGAGGGCTGA
- the rplA gene encoding 50S ribosomal protein L1: MSKRSKSLRAADAKVDREKLYAPLEAVRLAKETSTSKYDGTVEVAFRLGVDPRKADQMVRGTVNLPHGTGKTARVLVFATGDRAAAAEAAGADIVGSDELIDEVAKGRLDFDAVVATPDLMGKVGRLGRVLGPRGLMPNPKTGTVTPDVAKAVTEIKGGKIEFRVDKHSNLHFIIGKVSFDDTKLVENYGAALEEILRLKPSAAKGRYIKKAAISSTIGPGILVDPNRTRNLLVEEDPAAV, from the coding sequence GTGAGCAAGCGCAGCAAGTCCCTCCGCGCTGCGGACGCCAAGGTCGACCGGGAGAAGCTCTACGCCCCGCTCGAGGCCGTCCGTCTCGCCAAGGAGACCTCCACGAGCAAGTACGACGGCACCGTCGAGGTCGCCTTCCGCCTGGGTGTCGACCCGCGCAAGGCCGACCAGATGGTCCGTGGCACCGTGAACCTGCCGCACGGCACCGGCAAGACCGCCCGGGTCCTGGTCTTCGCGACCGGTGACCGTGCTGCGGCCGCGGAGGCCGCGGGCGCCGACATCGTCGGCTCCGACGAACTGATCGACGAGGTCGCGAAGGGCCGTCTGGACTTCGACGCCGTCGTCGCCACCCCGGACCTCATGGGCAAGGTCGGCCGCCTCGGCCGCGTGCTCGGTCCGCGTGGTCTGATGCCGAACCCGAAGACCGGCACGGTCACCCCCGACGTGGCCAAGGCCGTCACGGAGATCAAGGGCGGCAAGATCGAGTTCCGCGTCGACAAGCACTCGAACCTGCACTTCATCATCGGCAAGGTGTCCTTCGACGACACCAAGCTGGTGGAGAACTACGGCGCGGCCCTGGAGGAGATCCTCCGCCTGAAGCCGTCCGCCGCCAAGGGTCGCTACATCAAGAAGGCCGCGATCAGCTCCACGATCGGCCCCGGCATCCTGGTGGACCCGAACCGCACCCGCAACCTTCTCGTCGAGGAGGACCCGGCCGCGGTCTGA